One segment of Natronosalvus halobius DNA contains the following:
- a CDS encoding MSCRAMM family adhesin SdrC has protein sequence MDDRDDRNDRDDRDDLVQALRELSATLNALRDELEVDVRSRDPRRRQFPLRPPTPGELARFGDEIAIPALIATLEANIRALEALRRGLKIARGQRAVRDAATDAADRTVDRSSELRETTLTHLDRALRELQDAVSGDADEVGIEVDDRTRTLLEDARRLRDDIDQRLAERVERMEASGSDAESQPYRIDIQSGNDDQRSARDQRSARDEDGDNVDHRLSEESTDPGVDVDAELETLRDRYGASNEDRADETDESSSTGKDNESAGNGESTGDDSDGTRDPSTSETGPNDGSDGGSSNGEENGNDSENNGDDRDDRDDRDEDADE, from the coding sequence ATGGACGACCGCGACGACCGTAACGACCGCGACGACCGCGACGACCTCGTCCAAGCACTTCGGGAGTTGAGCGCGACGCTGAACGCGCTCCGCGACGAACTCGAGGTCGACGTCCGATCGCGAGACCCCCGTCGACGGCAATTTCCGTTACGGCCGCCGACGCCGGGCGAACTCGCGCGGTTCGGCGACGAAATCGCGATTCCAGCCCTGATCGCGACTCTCGAGGCGAACATTCGCGCGCTCGAGGCCCTCAGACGAGGACTCAAGATCGCTCGAGGCCAGCGAGCGGTTCGCGACGCTGCGACGGACGCCGCCGACCGGACGGTCGACCGCTCGAGCGAACTCCGCGAGACCACGCTCACGCACCTCGACCGCGCGCTTCGAGAGTTGCAGGACGCCGTCTCGGGCGACGCCGACGAAGTCGGTATCGAGGTCGACGACCGGACGCGAACGTTGCTCGAGGATGCCAGGCGGCTTCGCGACGATATCGATCAGCGACTGGCGGAGCGTGTCGAACGGATGGAAGCCTCCGGGTCCGACGCCGAGTCACAGCCATATCGGATCGATATCCAGTCCGGGAACGACGACCAGCGATCCGCGAGAGACCAGCGGTCCGCGAGGGACGAGGACGGGGATAACGTCGACCACCGGCTCTCCGAAGAATCCACAGACCCCGGCGTGGACGTCGACGCCGAACTCGAGACGCTGCGAGATCGGTATGGCGCCTCGAACGAAGACAGAGCGGATGAAACGGATGAATCCTCGTCGACAGGGAAGGACAACGAGTCGGCGGGCAATGGGGAGTCAACTGGTGATGATTCGGATGGGACGCGCGACCCGAGTACTAGCGAAACGGGGCCGAACGACGGCTCGGATGGCGGCTCGAGTAACGGCGAAGAAAACGGCAACGACAGCGAAAACAACGGAGACGACAGAGACGACAGAGACGACAGAGACGAAGACGCCGACGAATAG
- a CDS encoding nucleic acid-binding protein: MMMEAYRYADGTVGFPGHHLGPDGEEPVDTVDLSEFTATVVTWTTSTATPPGVREPNHLAIVEFDLEDASDVDQPPVRALGQLTTGDVETGDEVRPIYVEELREPGVGIKVTESQAWDGYRFEPV, from the coding sequence ATGATGATGGAAGCCTACCGCTACGCCGACGGCACGGTCGGGTTCCCCGGCCACCACCTCGGCCCCGACGGCGAGGAACCCGTCGACACGGTCGACCTGAGCGAGTTCACCGCGACGGTCGTCACCTGGACGACGAGTACTGCCACCCCTCCCGGTGTCCGCGAGCCGAATCATCTGGCTATCGTCGAATTCGACCTCGAGGACGCCTCGGACGTGGACCAGCCGCCCGTTCGCGCCCTGGGTCAACTCACGACCGGAGACGTCGAGACCGGCGACGAGGTCCGGCCGATCTACGTGGAGGAACTTCGAGAACCAGGTGTGGGGATCAAAGTGACCGAGAGTCAGGCGTGGGACGGCTACCGGTTCGAACCAGTCTGA
- a CDS encoding thiolase C-terminal domain-containing protein — protein MERVAIIGASMTQFGQREEWIRDLLAEAGIAALQDAGVASDDVEHCYVANMSSGEFEGQGGIMNMLAHDLDLLPAYAQRVDQTSSSGGAGIYAAWQSVASGASEMTLLVGGEKMTHRTTGESTDIIASITHPEEYKHGVTLPSFAGMTARHYLERFDAPRESLGKVAVKNHKNGVDNPHAQFRKEVDLETVLESPIVADPLRLYDFCPITDGSAGLVFCPESVAKEYADEYAVVAGVAGATDTHVVHERPDPTVMNGVVESGEAAYEMSGHGPEDVDVAELHDMFTILEFLQMEGLGFADHGEAWKRVEAGETEKTGDMPINTSGGLKSKGHPLGASGVAQGVEIYEQLVGEAGPRQVDADVGLCCNVGGFGNCVITTIMEAPA, from the coding sequence ATGGAACGCGTTGCGATCATCGGCGCGTCGATGACCCAGTTCGGCCAGCGTGAGGAGTGGATCCGCGACCTCCTCGCCGAGGCCGGCATCGCCGCCCTCCAGGACGCCGGCGTCGCCTCGGACGACGTCGAGCACTGCTACGTCGCGAACATGTCGAGCGGCGAGTTCGAGGGCCAGGGTGGCATCATGAACATGCTCGCTCACGACCTCGACCTTTTGCCGGCGTACGCCCAGCGGGTCGATCAGACGTCCTCGAGCGGCGGGGCCGGTATCTACGCCGCCTGGCAGTCCGTCGCCAGCGGTGCCAGCGAGATGACGCTGCTCGTTGGTGGCGAGAAGATGACCCACCGGACCACGGGGGAGTCGACCGACATCATCGCCTCGATCACCCACCCCGAGGAGTACAAACACGGCGTCACCCTGCCCTCCTTCGCCGGGATGACTGCCCGTCACTACCTCGAGCGCTTCGACGCACCCCGGGAGAGCCTCGGGAAGGTCGCCGTGAAGAATCACAAAAATGGCGTCGACAACCCCCACGCCCAGTTCCGGAAAGAAGTAGACCTGGAGACCGTCCTGGAGTCGCCCATCGTGGCTGATCCCCTGCGTCTGTACGACTTCTGCCCGATCACCGACGGGAGTGCGGGCCTCGTGTTCTGCCCGGAATCCGTAGCGAAAGAGTACGCCGACGAGTACGCCGTCGTCGCAGGTGTCGCCGGGGCGACCGACACCCACGTCGTCCACGAGCGCCCCGATCCCACCGTGATGAACGGCGTCGTCGAGAGCGGCGAGGCCGCCTACGAGATGAGCGGCCACGGCCCCGAGGACGTCGACGTGGCCGAACTCCACGACATGTTCACCATTCTCGAGTTCCTGCAGATGGAGGGACTCGGCTTCGCCGACCACGGCGAGGCCTGGAAGCGCGTCGAAGCCGGTGAGACCGAGAAGACCGGCGACATGCCGATCAACACCTCCGGCGGCCTGAAGTCCAAGGGCCACCCCCTCGGCGCCAGCGGCGTCGCCCAGGGCGTCGAAATCTACGAGCAACTCGTCGGCGAGGCCGGCCCGCGACAGGTCGACGCGGACGTCGGCCTGTGCTGTAACGTCGGCGGGTTCGGCAACTGCGTCATCACGACGATCATGGAGGCGCCGGCATGA
- a CDS encoding DsrE family protein, with product MQLGLILETNDPERVWNAFRLANTALDAGHLVETFLLGDGVDAPDLDHEKFNPHGVMRKYTNNDGTLFACGTCMDSRDIEPDDLRPRSTMDDCLRIVEDADKVLTIG from the coding sequence ATGCAGCTTGGACTGATCCTGGAGACAAACGATCCGGAACGAGTCTGGAACGCATTTCGATTGGCGAATACGGCTCTCGACGCGGGACACTTGGTGGAGACGTTCCTGCTAGGGGATGGGGTTGATGCACCCGACCTCGATCACGAGAAGTTCAACCCCCACGGGGTGATGCGCAAGTACACGAACAACGACGGAACGCTATTTGCGTGTGGCACCTGTATGGACTCACGAGATATCGAGCCGGACGACCTCCGACCACGGTCAACGATGGACGACTGTTTACGAATCGTGGAGGACGCCGATAAAGTGCTTACAATCGGTTGA
- a CDS encoding magnesium transporter: MSQQSTDVQETIAMSSAPSDPFTALPRTEWRDVFFGLPDEVQEVLVVDMSRSELETFIDRLDPDEVTEVLRHTDEETREALLATLDNQRREKIDFLLSFDPESAAGLMSLDYVTVDETRQFPEVTERVRRFEERTGRVPTIFVTDDGELQGELPGAALSIADDVTESISDYVQETPHVRYDRDDVEVIEVFKQNRERAVAVLDEEDDILGVIHAEDLLQLLEEARGETLYDFTGVAEEESVLDGPGSKIRRRYKWLILNLGTAFMAAAVVGLFESTIAAVAILAAYMPVVAGMGGNAGTQAMAVTVRGISLGEVSLNTGKRVIFNEVVAGAANGFITGVLVAVIAIAFSFGEFGLLLGAVIGVSMVANLVIAGFFGALTPLLLDRIGYDPATSATIFITTATDVLGFFVFLGLAQAVLL; this comes from the coding sequence ATGTCCCAACAATCGACAGACGTTCAGGAGACGATTGCGATGTCTTCTGCGCCGTCTGATCCCTTTACTGCTCTGCCACGAACGGAGTGGCGGGACGTATTTTTCGGACTTCCGGACGAGGTACAAGAGGTCCTCGTTGTGGATATGAGTCGGTCGGAACTGGAGACATTTATCGACCGACTCGATCCAGACGAGGTGACCGAGGTTCTCAGACACACCGATGAAGAGACACGTGAGGCGCTCCTCGCGACGCTCGATAACCAGCGCCGCGAGAAAATCGACTTTTTGCTCTCGTTCGACCCCGAAAGTGCAGCGGGGCTGATGAGCCTCGATTACGTTACCGTCGATGAAACGCGGCAATTCCCAGAAGTGACCGAACGGGTTCGTCGCTTCGAAGAGCGAACGGGACGTGTGCCGACGATTTTCGTTACTGATGATGGTGAATTACAGGGTGAACTTCCTGGTGCGGCACTATCGATAGCCGACGACGTAACCGAGTCGATAAGTGACTACGTACAGGAGACGCCACACGTCCGGTACGACCGCGATGACGTAGAGGTAATCGAGGTTTTCAAGCAAAACCGCGAGCGCGCCGTCGCCGTCCTCGACGAAGAGGACGACATTCTCGGAGTGATACACGCCGAGGACCTGTTGCAACTGCTCGAAGAGGCTCGAGGGGAAACGCTCTACGACTTCACTGGCGTCGCCGAAGAGGAGAGCGTCCTCGACGGTCCAGGATCGAAGATACGGAGGCGGTACAAGTGGTTGATCCTCAACCTCGGAACAGCGTTTATGGCTGCAGCGGTCGTCGGACTGTTCGAGTCGACCATTGCCGCCGTCGCTATTTTGGCAGCGTACATGCCAGTCGTTGCCGGGATGGGCGGGAACGCTGGGACGCAGGCGATGGCAGTCACCGTTCGCGGAATTTCACTCGGTGAGGTGTCACTCAACACCGGCAAGCGGGTGATCTTCAACGAAGTCGTTGCCGGTGCTGCCAACGGGTTCATTACCGGTGTGCTCGTGGCCGTGATCGCTATCGCCTTCTCGTTTGGCGAGTTTGGCCTCTTACTCGGGGCCGTTATTGGTGTCTCGATGGTGGCGAATCTCGTCATTGCGGGGTTTTTCGGTGCGTTGACCCCGCTGTTACTCGACCGAATCGGATACGATCCAGCCACGTCAGCGACGATCTTCATCACGACGGCAACCGACGTACTGGGCTTTTTCGTGTTCCTCGGATTGGCTCAGGCAGTCCTGTTATAA
- a CDS encoding MFS transporter, whose translation MAISGAVFKYYLYKATEAVEFYRPIMYLYFLSQGLSFTQIVIIEALYNLTTVLGEVPTGYVGDRIGRRNSLLVGSVLITATLVGIAFASSFLVFALLFICWSLGYNFRSGTEDAWVYETLTDVSASDEFTRVRGRGQSIALTTGVGASLVGGYLGGLDLTYPFLAAALFTGLGLLVIVTLDEPVTYEDSGSSEMGIREAWGVVKQAVGQRRLRSFIVYYFVLFSAITYLVFIFLQPIFETVVTDLNMSLTLPLPAPGQGNPYTLTLSTDNVETLLGVYYAAINLVSAAISYRINFIEEWVGLRRWFIAIPLLVGGLLAAMVFVPPIALVALFVGWACVEPTRVLAGQYVNDRIETLGRATVLSAMAMVSAITVIPFQLGSGVISDLVSPVIALSAAGVILVVGSIVILLRESPIEQSSIRSNPDTGT comes from the coding sequence ATGGCAATATCCGGAGCCGTCTTCAAATATTACCTCTACAAAGCGACGGAAGCGGTCGAATTCTATCGACCGATCATGTACCTCTATTTTCTCTCGCAGGGATTATCTTTCACGCAAATCGTCATCATCGAGGCGCTTTACAACCTGACGACAGTCCTCGGCGAGGTACCGACTGGATACGTCGGTGACCGGATCGGGCGCCGAAACAGCCTTCTCGTCGGGTCGGTGCTCATTACGGCGACGTTGGTCGGAATCGCGTTCGCATCTTCGTTTCTCGTGTTCGCCCTCCTCTTTATCTGTTGGTCGCTCGGCTATAACTTCCGCTCGGGAACGGAGGATGCGTGGGTGTACGAAACGCTCACGGACGTGTCTGCGAGTGACGAGTTCACCCGCGTTCGTGGGCGTGGGCAATCGATTGCCCTGACGACCGGTGTCGGTGCGTCACTCGTCGGTGGCTACCTCGGCGGTCTCGACCTCACGTACCCGTTTCTCGCAGCTGCGCTGTTTACCGGGTTAGGCCTGCTCGTGATCGTGACGCTGGACGAACCGGTGACGTACGAGGACAGTGGTTCGAGCGAGATGGGCATCCGAGAGGCGTGGGGTGTCGTCAAACAGGCTGTCGGCCAGCGTCGTCTGCGGTCGTTCATCGTCTACTACTTCGTGCTGTTCTCGGCCATTACCTATCTCGTGTTCATCTTCCTCCAGCCGATATTCGAGACCGTCGTGACCGACCTGAACATGAGTCTCACCCTCCCACTCCCGGCTCCCGGTCAAGGAAACCCCTATACACTCACCCTCTCGACCGATAACGTCGAAACGCTTCTGGGGGTGTATTATGCCGCGATCAATCTCGTCTCGGCGGCAATCAGCTATCGAATCAATTTTATCGAGGAGTGGGTCGGGTTGCGTCGGTGGTTTATCGCAATCCCGCTTCTCGTTGGTGGGCTTCTGGCAGCGATGGTGTTCGTGCCGCCGATAGCGCTCGTGGCGTTATTCGTCGGCTGGGCCTGTGTTGAGCCGACGCGAGTGCTTGCAGGACAGTACGTGAACGACCGCATCGAGACACTCGGTCGTGCAACCGTATTGAGCGCGATGGCGATGGTGAGTGCGATAACCGTGATCCCGTTTCAGCTCGGGAGTGGCGTGATCTCGGATCTCGTCTCACCGGTAATCGCCCTGTCGGCAGCGGGTGTGATACTGGTCGTCGGCTCGATCGTGATCTTACTCCGGGAGTCACCGATCGAACAGTCATCGATCCGTTCGAATCCAGATACTGGTACGTAG
- the hflX gene encoding GTPase HflX, with product MNERTHERTSADASADERAIVAKRVDSGVPDTEEISDLARAAGYTVVDEVTQTRTADAALQLGEGKANELAEAVRRADAETVIFDNRLGPYQTYNLGQLLPEGVTVMDRFTLILEIFGQRAQTRKAQLQVELAELRYELPRVEAKASLAKRDEHPGFMGLGEYDESREQDIKDQISRIGDELDQIEQTEEHRRERRRDSGFDLVALAGYTNAGKSTLLRRLARDLEVEENEDLHPDLDATAESQDKLFTTLGTTTRRADIEPRNVLVTDTVGFISDLPHWLVESFKSTLDSVYRADLVLLVVDVSEPVEEIHEKLVTSHDTLYERNEAPIVTVLNKIDRVTDEELAEKRETLSALAPNPVAVSAQEGSNVDALLERIDEELPNWERERLVVPMTDDTMSLVSWIHDHASVDDVTYGADDVVISFLARPAVIDQARARASDLQAAEV from the coding sequence ATGAACGAACGCACACACGAACGGACGAGTGCGGACGCGTCGGCGGACGAACGAGCGATCGTCGCTAAACGCGTCGACTCCGGCGTGCCCGACACCGAAGAGATTTCGGACCTCGCCCGTGCGGCCGGGTACACCGTCGTCGACGAGGTCACCCAGACCAGGACAGCGGATGCCGCCCTCCAGCTGGGTGAGGGGAAGGCGAACGAGCTGGCGGAGGCGGTCCGGCGGGCCGACGCCGAGACGGTCATCTTCGACAACCGGCTCGGTCCCTACCAGACGTACAACCTCGGCCAGCTCCTGCCCGAGGGCGTCACGGTCATGGACCGATTCACGCTGATCCTCGAGATATTCGGTCAGCGCGCCCAGACCCGGAAGGCCCAGCTCCAGGTCGAACTCGCCGAACTTCGGTACGAACTCCCGCGCGTCGAAGCGAAGGCGAGTCTCGCCAAACGGGACGAACACCCCGGCTTCATGGGACTCGGGGAGTACGACGAGAGCCGCGAACAGGACATCAAGGACCAGATCAGCCGGATCGGGGACGAACTGGATCAGATCGAACAGACCGAGGAGCACCGCCGCGAGCGACGTCGCGACTCGGGATTCGACCTCGTCGCCCTGGCTGGGTACACCAACGCCGGGAAGTCCACCCTGCTCCGACGCCTGGCGCGGGACCTCGAGGTCGAAGAGAACGAGGACCTCCACCCGGACCTCGATGCGACAGCTGAGTCCCAGGACAAGCTCTTTACGACCCTCGGGACCACGACTCGACGGGCGGACATCGAACCCCGAAACGTGCTCGTGACCGACACGGTCGGGTTCATCAGCGACCTGCCCCACTGGCTCGTCGAGTCGTTCAAGTCGACGCTGGACTCGGTCTACCGGGCCGACCTCGTCCTGCTCGTCGTCGACGTGAGTGAACCCGTCGAGGAGATACACGAGAAACTCGTCACCAGCCACGACACGCTCTACGAGCGCAACGAGGCACCCATCGTCACCGTCCTCAACAAGATCGACCGCGTGACCGACGAGGAACTCGCCGAGAAGCGCGAGACACTCTCGGCGCTGGCACCGAACCCGGTCGCCGTCAGCGCCCAGGAGGGAAGCAACGTCGACGCCCTGCTCGAGCGGATCGACGAAGAACTCCCCAACTGGGAACGCGAGCGCCTCGTCGTGCCGATGACCGACGACACGATGAGCCTCGTGTCCTGGATCCACGATCACGCCAGCGTCGACGACGTGACCTACGGCGCCGACGATGTCGTGATCTCGTTTCTGGCCCGGCCAGCAGTGATCGACCAGGCGCGAGCTCGAGCGAGCGACCTCCAGGCGGCAGAGGTCTGA
- a CDS encoding amidohydrolase family protein: MTLPAALEAADGPRAIDTHAHQPTSEFLHDAGGEMMRDAADRFGADLETDTYEHMVEEYRETGVGRAVLLGWDAETNTGNPPVPNDYVAEVRDTYADFFVGFGSVDPLKDDCVQEAIRCVEDLDLSGFKFQQIAQGFDPSDPEHEELWATIEDLGVPVVFHGGNSTLGACSPGGRGLKIKYGNPMLIDDVAANYPDLQILIAHPAFPWEQEQLAICQQKGNVYMDLSGWMPRYIDDQVLHYAKSLLKDKVMFGTDYPMLEPGPWLEQFAELDFPEDVQRKLLWENAESFLDLE; the protein is encoded by the coding sequence ATGACGCTTCCGGCAGCACTCGAGGCCGCCGACGGGCCGCGAGCGATCGACACCCACGCCCATCAGCCGACCAGCGAGTTCCTCCACGACGCGGGCGGTGAGATGATGCGCGACGCGGCCGACCGCTTCGGCGCTGACCTCGAGACCGACACCTACGAGCACATGGTCGAGGAGTACCGCGAAACGGGCGTTGGCCGGGCAGTCCTCCTCGGGTGGGACGCCGAGACCAACACCGGCAATCCGCCGGTGCCCAACGACTACGTCGCCGAAGTTCGAGACACCTACGCGGACTTCTTCGTCGGCTTCGGCTCGGTCGACCCGCTCAAGGACGACTGCGTCCAGGAGGCGATCCGCTGCGTGGAAGACCTCGACCTCTCCGGATTCAAGTTCCAGCAGATCGCTCAGGGCTTCGATCCCTCCGATCCAGAACACGAGGAGCTGTGGGCGACCATCGAAGACCTGGGCGTGCCGGTGGTCTTTCACGGCGGGAACTCGACACTGGGGGCCTGCTCGCCCGGCGGTCGCGGCCTCAAGATCAAGTACGGCAATCCCATGCTGATCGACGACGTGGCGGCGAACTACCCCGACCTACAGATCCTGATCGCGCACCCGGCGTTCCCCTGGGAACAGGAGCAACTGGCCATCTGCCAGCAGAAGGGAAACGTCTACATGGACCTCTCGGGGTGGATGCCCCGATACATCGACGATCAGGTGCTCCATTACGCGAAGTCACTACTGAAAGACAAGGTCATGTTCGGCACCGACTACCCGATGCTCGAGCCCGGGCCCTGGCTCGAGCAGTTCGCCGAACTCGACTTCCCCGAGGACGTGCAGCGAAAGCTCCTCTGGGAGAACGCCGAGTCGTTCCTGGACCTCGAGTGA
- a CDS encoding ZIP family metal transporter, with amino-acid sequence MSTLSEVLIIATLAGCATGIGALPTIYTDRVSHSVYDSSLGFAAGVMVGAAVFALIIPGLDLGSPLEVVIGIVAGGLFLLVVNAALPHLHINTGFRDEASGMEGIALLQSDEAAAERAAMDDNRRRALLVGATVTIHNVPEGLAVGIAFASGEAGLGLAIATAIAVQNVPDGFAMAIPAIRAGVSTPKTILYTTLSGGLPEPIAAAVGFALVAFVTGIFPIAAGFAAGAMIAVVFRELIPSSHGHGYADTATMAFLAGFSVMLVVDTVLAV; translated from the coding sequence ATGTCGACGCTCTCTGAGGTTCTCATAATCGCGACGCTCGCCGGTTGTGCGACCGGAATCGGTGCCCTGCCGACGATCTACACCGACCGGGTGAGCCACAGCGTCTACGACAGTTCGCTGGGGTTCGCCGCCGGCGTCATGGTCGGAGCGGCCGTCTTCGCGCTGATCATCCCCGGTCTCGACCTCGGCTCGCCGCTCGAGGTCGTCATCGGCATCGTCGCCGGCGGGCTCTTTTTACTCGTCGTCAATGCCGCGCTTCCCCACCTTCACATCAACACCGGATTCCGAGACGAAGCCAGCGGAATGGAGGGAATCGCCCTGCTCCAGAGCGACGAGGCCGCGGCCGAACGGGCGGCGATGGACGACAACCGGCGGCGGGCGTTGCTCGTCGGTGCGACCGTCACGATCCACAACGTCCCCGAAGGGCTCGCCGTGGGCATCGCCTTCGCCAGCGGGGAGGCGGGATTGGGACTCGCGATCGCCACGGCCATCGCCGTCCAGAACGTTCCAGACGGATTCGCGATGGCGATTCCGGCCATCAGAGCCGGCGTTTCCACGCCGAAGACGATCCTCTACACCACGCTCTCGGGCGGCCTCCCCGAACCGATCGCGGCCGCGGTCGGTTTCGCCCTCGTGGCGTTCGTCACCGGTATCTTCCCGATCGCAGCGGGGTTCGCCGCTGGCGCGATGATCGCGGTCGTGTTCCGCGAACTCATCCCCTCGAGTCACGGCCACGGCTACGCGGACACGGCGACGATGGCGTTTCTCGCTGGATTTTCGGTGATGCTGGTCGTCGATACTGTCCTGGCGGTGTGA
- a CDS encoding DUF502 domain-containing protein, whose protein sequence is MTSWKRDFASGLVVLGPILITLYLLYWLYGIIAGVTPELILDADVLRPLIPDGAFEGAARTREQVAQFLRVVVVLTVLIILTLSMGYLMRTTIGGLVERVLDNVANRVPGLRVVYNASKMAAETAFGEQESLQKPVKIETWNGARMTAFKTGKTADDGREVLFLPTSPNITTGFVIEIETDRITELDEDVEDALTRVLSAGFGDADRGMDAGISIDVVDERVTQHLESDSDQPSEAND, encoded by the coding sequence ATGACCTCGTGGAAGCGGGACTTTGCGAGCGGCCTCGTCGTTCTCGGTCCCATTCTCATCACCCTCTACCTCCTCTACTGGCTCTACGGGATCATCGCGGGGGTCACCCCGGAGTTGATCCTGGACGCCGACGTGCTCAGACCGCTTATACCGGATGGCGCGTTCGAGGGTGCGGCCCGTACCCGTGAACAGGTCGCACAGTTCCTTCGGGTCGTCGTCGTCCTCACAGTGCTCATCATCCTCACGCTCTCGATGGGATACCTGATGCGAACGACCATCGGCGGGCTGGTCGAACGCGTCCTGGACAACGTCGCCAATCGCGTCCCCGGCCTCCGGGTCGTCTACAACGCCTCCAAGATGGCCGCCGAAACCGCCTTTGGGGAGCAGGAATCGCTGCAGAAGCCAGTCAAGATCGAGACCTGGAACGGGGCCCGGATGACGGCGTTCAAGACCGGGAAAACGGCCGACGACGGCCGCGAAGTGCTCTTCTTGCCGACCTCGCCGAACATCACGACGGGATTCGTCATCGAAATCGAAACCGACCGCATCACCGAACTCGACGAGGACGTCGAAGACGCCCTGACTCGGGTACTCAGCGCCGGATTCGGTGACGCGGATCGGGGCATGGACGCCGGCATCTCGATCGACGTCGTCGACGAGCGCGTCACACAGCACCTCGAGTCTGATTCCGATCAACCGTCGGAGGCGAACGACTGA
- a CDS encoding proline dehydrogenase family protein, with product MIPPIANRFVAGESPATALEHVRTLNDRNINAIVNLLGEHYDSRSPAAADAAEYRTLVAAIGDSSLEACISVKPSQIGLDLGEDVFRDLLEEIVAEATDRDVFVWIDMEDHTTTDVTLDAFEAMTTTYDGNVGICVQANLERTRQDVERLADLPGKVRFVKGAYDEPAEIAYKDKAAVNRAYRELLEYAFEHFEDGVAVGSHDPAMIEHAIDLHEEYGTDFELQMLMGVREDAQEELAAEYEMWQYVPYGGRWKSYFYRRVMERKENLFFALRAILDR from the coding sequence ATGATCCCGCCCATCGCGAATCGGTTCGTCGCCGGTGAGTCACCCGCGACGGCCCTCGAGCACGTGCGGACCCTGAACGACCGGAACATCAACGCCATCGTCAACCTCCTCGGCGAACACTACGACTCCCGGTCGCCGGCGGCGGCCGACGCGGCTGAGTACCGCACGCTCGTCGCTGCGATCGGCGACTCGAGCCTCGAGGCCTGCATCTCGGTGAAACCCTCCCAGATCGGCCTCGACCTGGGCGAGGACGTCTTTCGCGACCTGCTCGAGGAAATCGTCGCGGAGGCCACAGATCGAGACGTGTTCGTCTGGATCGACATGGAAGACCACACGACGACCGACGTCACCCTCGACGCCTTCGAAGCGATGACGACAACCTACGACGGCAACGTCGGCATTTGCGTCCAGGCGAACCTCGAGCGGACTCGCCAGGATGTCGAACGCCTCGCCGACTTGCCAGGCAAGGTTCGGTTCGTCAAGGGGGCCTACGACGAACCGGCCGAAATAGCCTACAAGGACAAAGCGGCCGTCAACCGCGCCTACCGTGAACTCCTCGAGTACGCCTTCGAACACTTCGAGGACGGCGTCGCCGTCGGCAGTCACGATCCGGCGATGATTGAGCACGCCATCGACCTCCACGAGGAGTACGGGACCGACTTCGAACTCCAGATGCTCATGGGCGTTCGCGAGGACGCCCAGGAGGAACTCGCAGCGGAGTACGAGATGTGGCAGTACGTTCCCTACGGCGGCCGGTGGAAGTCGTACTTCTACCGGCGGGTCATGGAACGCAAGGAGAACCTGTTTTTCGCCCTGCGGGCAATCCTCGACCGGTAA
- a CDS encoding CDP-2,3-bis-(O-geranylgeranyl)-sn-glycerol synthase: MAVLETIVVAFWAMVPAYVPNNAAVLAGGGRPIDGGRTLNRKRLLGDGKTWRGTAVGTTIGLVLAAMLTLIAGDASAALGFEVPTFTPLAALGLAGGAMLGDILASFLKRRTGRDRGAMFPVVDQLDFVVVSLPVTALLDIDWFLSVFTWEVILVVVVITPLLHVLTNVIAYRLGLKNEPW; the protein is encoded by the coding sequence ATGGCAGTACTCGAGACGATCGTAGTCGCGTTCTGGGCGATGGTGCCCGCGTACGTGCCGAACAACGCAGCGGTGCTCGCCGGCGGCGGTCGGCCGATCGACGGAGGTCGAACCCTCAACAGAAAGCGACTGCTGGGCGACGGCAAGACCTGGCGCGGAACGGCGGTAGGGACGACGATTGGGCTGGTCCTGGCGGCGATGTTGACGCTGATCGCCGGTGACGCGAGCGCCGCGCTCGGCTTCGAGGTGCCGACGTTCACGCCGCTCGCGGCGCTCGGACTCGCCGGCGGGGCGATGCTCGGGGACATCCTCGCGTCGTTTCTCAAGCGTCGAACGGGCCGTGACCGCGGGGCGATGTTTCCCGTCGTCGATCAACTGGATTTCGTCGTCGTCTCGCTCCCGGTGACGGCCCTGCTCGACATCGACTGGTTTCTGTCCGTATTTACGTGGGAGGTCATCCTCGTCGTCGTCGTCATTACACCGCTGTTGCACGTCCTGACGAACGTGATCGCGTACAGACTCGGGTTGAAGAACGAGCCCTGGTAG